In the Nitrosarchaeum sp. genome, one interval contains:
- a CDS encoding Lrp/AsnC ligand binding domain-containing protein: MSKAYVLLSNESGTEDSVLSYLNHIESVKEAHGTFGSYDILTKLESSDEQKIQNDISHGIRKIKKISSTLTLLVNEKLSFKKVTKSEKEILDKYMAQAFVIIHCSRSHESSILQELEKVPEILEADNLIGSFEIICKLAAPTYNEISTIISKKIRKIPNIKSTITLNVVENQGFTK; the protein is encoded by the coding sequence ATGTCTAAAGCGTATGTCTTACTATCTAACGAATCTGGAACTGAAGATTCCGTTTTATCTTATCTGAATCATATTGAGAGTGTAAAAGAGGCACATGGAACTTTTGGTTCTTATGATATTTTGACAAAACTTGAATCAAGTGACGAGCAAAAAATTCAAAATGATATTTCACACGGAATTAGAAAAATCAAAAAAATTTCTTCCACGTTAACATTATTGGTAAATGAAAAATTAAGTTTTAAAAAAGTAACAAAAAGTGAAAAAGAGATTTTAGATAAATACATGGCGCAAGCTTTTGTAATTATTCATTGTAGCAGATCACATGAATCATCAATTTTACAGGAATTAGAAAAAGTACCTGAGATACTGGAAGCTGATAATTTAATTGGTTCTTTTGAAATAATTTGCAAACTAGCTGCTCCTACTTATAACGAGATTTCTACCATCATTAGTAAAAAAATACGAAAAATTCCAAACATAAAATCCACAATCACTCTAAATGTTGTTGAGAATCAGGGTTTTACTAAATAA
- a CDS encoding Lrp/AsnC ligand binding domain-containing protein codes for MAVAYVLINCDLGQEEFVIENLKHIDSVKEVQGTFGAYDILAKMEHAEKEKLREMIIWSVRKMEHIRSTLTLVGIEGQN; via the coding sequence ATGGCGGTGGCTTATGTTTTGATTAACTGTGATCTTGGGCAAGAAGAATTTGTCATTGAAAATCTAAAACATATAGATTCTGTCAAAGAAGTTCAAGGTACATTTGGGGCTTATGATATTCTTGCAAAAATGGAACATGCCGAAAAAGAAAAATTGCGTGAAATGATTATCTGGAGTGTTAGAAAAATGGAACATATACGATCAACGCTCACCCTTGTGGGAATAGAGGGACAAAACTAG
- a CDS encoding VOC family protein: MVKPIPDGYHSVTPTLTIRGASDAIEFYKKAFNAKEVYRFPGSDGKSIIHAEIRIGDSAIMLCDEMPEMGCLSPKSTGGPSGAIYLYVDDADSVFTKAVSVGAQSIMPLMDGFWGDRIGMLVDPFGHRWTVATRKKEMSLEEIQKAGAEFMKGNLK; this comes from the coding sequence ATGGTAAAACCAATTCCTGACGGATATCATTCTGTTACTCCGACTTTGACTATCCGTGGAGCATCTGATGCTATAGAATTTTACAAAAAAGCATTTAATGCAAAAGAAGTTTATAGATTTCCAGGTTCTGATGGAAAATCAATCATCCATGCTGAAATAAGAATTGGGGATTCTGCCATTATGCTTTGCGATGAAATGCCTGAGATGGGATGTTTATCACCCAAATCTACAGGTGGACCTAGCGGCGCAATTTACCTGTATGTAGATGATGCTGATTCTGTTTTTACTAAGGCTGTTTCGGTGGGTGCCCAATCTATAATGCCTCTTATGGATGGATTTTGGGGAGATCGAATTGGGATGTTAGTAGACCCATTTGGTCATAGATGGACTGTTGCTACCAGAAAAAAAGAAATGTCTCTTGAGGAAATTCAAAAAGCTGGTGCTGAATTTATGAAAGGCAATCTCAAATAA